A window of the Bacillales bacterium genome harbors these coding sequences:
- a CDS encoding H-type small acid-soluble spore protein, giving the protein MDAKRALEIIGTEEEVKVTYRGSFVWIDTVDSMESTATVHRTSAPEDEFEVPLQDLAESAEQA; this is encoded by the coding sequence ATGGATGCCAAACGAGCACTAGAAATTATCGGGACTGAAGAAGAAGTGAAGGTGACATACAGAGGTTCTTTCGTTTGGATCGACACTGTCGATTCGATGGAAAGTACGGCGACGGTACATCGGACGTCGGCGCCGGAGGATGAATTCGAAGTCCCGCTTCAAGACTTGGCCGAATCCGCAGAACAAGCGTAA
- the corA gene encoding magnesium/cobalt transporter CorA, with protein sequence MIRTLAVTKEDQLIHQVPLERLNDPDIAWYWVDFNEPSEEETRLLSRFFRFHPLAVEDCMHIVQRPKVDFYDGYAFIILHGLDPKDLSPMEVDLFVGDRFIVSFHFEAQKDLHEVRQDILNKKEWSGFGPYHVTHLIMDHLVDGYFAPVYQIEDELNEIESRTKTEPMKVLMEQLFATRSDLLRLRHTIVPMRDLLYRMLGSQKLPAIQERRAYFTDIYDHLLKQAEMIEANREMTADIRDSYLSLNANRMNTVMMTLTVITTIFMPLTFIAGIYGMNFQYMPELTWHYGYFFILGVMAVVGVTMYFWFKRKGWFDR encoded by the coding sequence ATGATTCGGACTTTAGCCGTAACAAAGGAAGACCAGTTGATTCACCAAGTCCCGCTCGAAAGGCTGAACGACCCGGATATCGCCTGGTACTGGGTCGATTTCAACGAGCCGAGCGAAGAAGAAACCCGGCTGTTGAGCCGTTTTTTTCGCTTTCACCCGCTCGCCGTCGAAGACTGCATGCATATCGTGCAACGGCCGAAAGTCGACTTTTACGACGGGTATGCGTTTATCATCCTGCACGGCCTTGATCCGAAAGACTTGTCTCCGATGGAAGTGGATTTGTTTGTCGGCGACCGCTTTATCGTTTCGTTTCATTTCGAAGCGCAAAAGGATTTGCATGAAGTGCGGCAGGACATTTTAAACAAAAAAGAATGGTCCGGCTTCGGTCCGTATCATGTTACGCACTTGATCATGGATCACCTCGTGGACGGTTATTTCGCCCCTGTCTATCAAATTGAAGACGAATTGAACGAGATTGAGAGCCGCACGAAAACGGAGCCGATGAAAGTGTTGATGGAGCAATTGTTTGCCACCCGCAGCGATTTATTGAGACTTCGCCATACCATCGTGCCGATGCGAGATTTGTTATATCGCATGCTCGGATCGCAGAAATTGCCGGCCATCCAAGAAAGACGCGCCTATTTCACCGACATTTACGACCATTTGCTGAAACAGGCGGAGATGATCGAAGCGAACCGCGAGATGACTGCAGACATCCGCGACAGCTATTTGTCCTTAAACGCCAACCGCATGAACACCGTTATGATGACGCTCACCGTCATCACCACCATTTTCATGCCGCTCACTTTCATTGCCGGCATCTACGGCATGAACTTTCAATACATGCCCGAGCTGACTTGGCATTATGGTTATTTTTTCATACTCGGAGTCATGGCTGTCGTCGGCGTGACCATGTATTTTTGGTTCAAACGGAAAGGCTGGTTTGACCGGTAG
- a CDS encoding endospore germination permease, which translates to MANRNVNSQISQEPKEESTKFVITSRQQMALITSTLIGAGVLTLPRQASEEAHQAAWIATLLGGLFAFLVTWAITRLALRFPGKTFVEYIGDLLGVKKSETVGKYIGLPITLFYIAIWLAMAITSTRLFGETIVSAVLTNTPIQVIIGTLLFTVFFYMMVEVEVVARFNELLLPLIIVPLVLIAFLTMQNIHLTNMLPLISVNWLAFVKSVGTQIFAYQGLSVMLLFMAFVQRGDNTRATAAGIGLPVLSYVMIVFASVGVFGFEELQHLTWPTLELIKSSDIRLFLLQRVESGFVVVWVVAVFTTVGNLCYGACFAAAQCLPTKKEDKARKWIAVFVLPIVFIVSLLPQSVYALFRWLSFIGYVGLIAFVLPVVMLLLAVVRKQGKGGNSHESS; encoded by the coding sequence ATGGCTAATCGAAACGTGAACAGTCAGATCAGTCAAGAACCAAAAGAGGAAAGCACGAAGTTTGTCATTACTTCCCGCCAACAAATGGCGCTCATCACAAGCACGTTAATCGGCGCAGGGGTTTTGACGCTTCCCCGGCAAGCATCCGAGGAGGCGCATCAGGCGGCGTGGATCGCGACATTGCTCGGCGGATTGTTCGCCTTCCTTGTCACTTGGGCGATAACAAGGTTAGCCTTGCGTTTTCCAGGGAAAACGTTCGTCGAATACATCGGCGATTTGCTCGGTGTGAAAAAATCGGAGACGGTTGGTAAATACATCGGGCTGCCTATAACGCTGTTTTATATCGCGATTTGGCTGGCGATGGCTATAACAAGTACGCGACTGTTTGGGGAAACGATCGTTAGCGCGGTTTTAACGAATACGCCGATTCAAGTAATCATCGGCACCTTGCTGTTCACCGTTTTTTTTTACATGATGGTTGAAGTCGAAGTGGTCGCCCGTTTCAATGAATTGTTGCTGCCGTTGATCATCGTGCCGCTCGTGCTGATTGCTTTTTTGACGATGCAGAACATTCATCTGACGAACATGCTCCCATTGATTTCCGTAAACTGGCTGGCTTTTGTGAAGAGCGTCGGCACTCAGATTTTTGCTTATCAAGGTTTGTCGGTCATGCTGCTGTTCATGGCTTTCGTACAACGCGGAGACAATACGCGCGCGACTGCTGCCGGCATCGGACTGCCGGTGTTAAGTTACGTGATGATCGTTTTCGCCTCTGTCGGAGTGTTCGGATTTGAGGAGTTGCAGCATTTGACATGGCCGACCTTGGAATTGATCAAGTCAAGCGACATTCGCTTGTTTTTGCTGCAACGCGTTGAGTCGGGGTTTGTCGTCGTTTGGGTCGTTGCGGTTTTTACGACCGTCGGAAATTTATGTTACGGGGCTTGTTTTGCCGCCGCCCAATGCTTGCCTACGAAAAAAGAAGATAAGGCGCGCAAATGGATCGCCGTGTTCGTTCTTCCGATCGTGTTTATTGTTTCCTTGCTTCCGCAAAGCGTGTATGCTTTGTTCCGCTGGCTGTCGTTCATCGGGTATGTCGGTTTGATCGCGTTTGTGCTGCCGGTTGTGATGCTATTGTTGGCGGTTGTCAGAAAACAGGGGAAGGGCGGGAACTCTCATGAAAGCTCTTAA
- a CDS encoding spore germination protein, with amino-acid sequence MHKFRKGIKLKEFRKQKMLKEAADRKINAIEDKIDADLDVNIKSVQKILGKNTGDLVIRRFNIGGKENFAAAAVFIDGLADKAIIDEYIIQSLELDTRSEDPTEPVTQQDLVELLKKYSLTINELSETNEMRKAIRSVLNGDTAIFIDGNEQAFGANTKGWEHRTVDEPRSEAVVRGPREGFTETLRVNTALVRLRLKDPDLRVKNFTVGERTNTNIAVFYIDGVCEDNLVKQVERRINKIEIDGIVGSGYIEQLIEDNHWSPFPTIQNTERPDKVVGNLLEGRVAILVDGSPFSLIAPAIFSQFYQSPEDYYERFWIGSFVRLIRLVSIFLALFAPSLYIAFTSFHPEMIPSDLAIAIAAGRATVPFPSIVEALLMEVSLEILREASVRLPGIIGPTIGIVGALVIGQAAVQAGLVSPLMVIIVSLTAIASFASPSYAASITIRLLRFPMMIAAGTFGLYGMMLFLLGILLHVCTLKSFGVPYISPVSPSHFTDMKDFVWRAPLQWMPKRPITIGPDDEKRMEPDKSGGGKNNG; translated from the coding sequence ATGCATAAATTCCGCAAGGGTATCAAATTGAAGGAATTTCGCAAACAGAAAATGCTCAAGGAAGCCGCCGACCGCAAGATCAACGCCATTGAGGATAAGATCGACGCCGATTTGGACGTGAATATTAAGTCGGTGCAAAAGATCCTTGGCAAAAATACGGGCGATCTCGTCATTCGTCGGTTCAACATCGGCGGAAAAGAAAATTTCGCCGCGGCGGCCGTTTTCATCGATGGTCTTGCTGATAAAGCGATCATTGACGAATACATCATCCAATCTCTTGAGCTCGACACTCGTTCGGAGGACCCGACGGAACCGGTCACACAACAAGATCTCGTCGAGTTATTGAAAAAGTACAGTTTGACGATCAACGAATTAAGCGAAACGAATGAGATGAGGAAAGCGATTCGGAGCGTGCTCAATGGGGATACCGCGATTTTCATCGACGGGAACGAGCAGGCGTTTGGAGCGAATACGAAAGGCTGGGAACATCGAACCGTTGATGAGCCTCGTTCCGAAGCCGTAGTTAGAGGGCCGAGAGAAGGATTTACGGAAACGTTGCGCGTAAACACCGCCCTTGTGCGTCTTCGTCTGAAAGATCCTGATTTGCGTGTGAAAAATTTCACCGTCGGCGAACGGACCAACACGAATATTGCCGTATTTTACATAGACGGGGTGTGCGAAGATAACCTCGTTAAACAAGTTGAGCGACGAATTAATAAAATTGAAATCGACGGAATCGTCGGCAGCGGTTACATTGAGCAGCTCATCGAAGACAATCACTGGTCGCCGTTTCCGACGATTCAAAATACGGAGCGGCCGGACAAAGTCGTCGGTAATTTATTGGAAGGCAGAGTGGCAATCTTGGTCGACGGCTCGCCCTTTTCCTTGATCGCCCCGGCGATTTTCTCGCAATTTTATCAAAGTCCCGAGGATTATTATGAACGGTTTTGGATCGGTTCCTTCGTTCGCCTCATTCGGCTCGTCAGTATTTTTCTCGCTTTGTTCGCGCCTTCGCTGTACATTGCTTTCACGTCGTTTCATCCGGAAATGATTCCGTCGGACCTTGCCATCGCGATTGCGGCCGGGCGGGCCACTGTACCTTTTCCGTCGATCGTGGAAGCATTGCTCATGGAAGTTTCTTTGGAAATTTTGCGAGAAGCGAGCGTGCGCTTGCCTGGCATCATCGGACCGACGATCGGTATCGTCGGTGCTCTTGTTATCGGTCAAGCCGCGGTGCAAGCGGGATTGGTCAGTCCGCTCATGGTTATCATCGTTTCGTTGACGGCCATCGCTTCGTTTGCGTCGCCGAGCTATGCGGCATCCATCACCATCCGGTTGCTGCGGTTTCCGATGATGATCGCCGCAGGCACCTTCGGTTTGTACGGGATGATGTTGTTTTTGCTTGGCATCTTGCTTCACGTTTGCACGTTGAAGTCGTTTGGCGTGCCTTACATTTCACCGGTATCACCGAGTCATTTCACCGACATGAAGGACTTTGTTTGGCGGGCTCCTTTGCAATGGATGCCGAAACGTCCGATCACGATCGGTCCCGACGACGAAAAGCGGATGGAACCGGACAAGTCAGGCGGTGGAAAAAACAATGGCTAA
- a CDS encoding Ger(x)C family spore germination protein, which produces MKALKLSRVPLVFAACLLLLTGCWDQREIEDRTVVAAIAMDYTKKKQLLVSVQIPIPLQIAGSGGQGGGGGGGGGGSSFRVISASGRSFNEAVEKIQFRVNHELFFGQTSIIAFGERVARGGVQDTIDALRRMPQFRRLIYPVVVEEGAASDLLNVNTQLEKVPADFMTTMIQNGIGMGIYPNLTLGQFYVGLSNTSRQPAMLTVAQANDEGIKVTGLAAFKGDRMVGTLNNEQMSNYLRLSKRAGGGTFTFSIEGRKRLATVRPALERTTYDFKMEDGRVTIKIDVIMDAILTESNFPIDLENPETQNQVTESIESQLEKKSMQTFRLLQKNQTDILNIGAYVRAYHPEIWNRVDWNNAFARAKVDIDYQVNLRRSGMELKNYNTNK; this is translated from the coding sequence ATGAAAGCTCTTAAATTATCGCGAGTGCCGCTTGTTTTTGCTGCTTGTTTGCTGCTCCTTACCGGTTGCTGGGATCAACGGGAAATTGAAGATCGAACAGTAGTCGCGGCCATTGCAATGGATTACACGAAAAAGAAACAACTGCTCGTCTCTGTGCAAATCCCGATCCCTCTGCAGATTGCCGGCAGCGGCGGGCAAGGCGGGGGCGGCGGCGGAGGAGGCGGGGGGAGTTCGTTTCGCGTCATCAGTGCCTCCGGCCGATCGTTTAACGAAGCAGTGGAAAAGATACAGTTTCGCGTAAATCACGAACTGTTTTTCGGACAAACGTCCATCATCGCGTTCGGGGAGCGGGTAGCGCGCGGAGGGGTGCAAGATACGATCGATGCCTTGAGAAGAATGCCGCAATTTCGCCGCTTGATTTATCCAGTCGTTGTAGAGGAGGGAGCAGCGTCTGATTTGTTAAACGTCAATACCCAGTTGGAAAAAGTACCGGCGGATTTTATGACGACGATGATTCAAAACGGCATCGGCATGGGCATTTACCCAAATTTGACGCTCGGTCAATTTTACGTCGGTTTATCAAATACTTCCCGCCAACCGGCGATGCTTACAGTAGCACAGGCGAACGATGAAGGAATCAAAGTCACCGGACTTGCCGCTTTCAAAGGAGACCGAATGGTTGGAACCTTAAACAATGAGCAAATGTCCAACTATTTACGGTTATCGAAACGTGCCGGAGGAGGCACTTTCACTTTTTCGATCGAAGGGAGGAAACGTTTGGCCACCGTGCGCCCGGCTTTGGAACGAACAACCTATGATTTTAAGATGGAAGACGGCCGAGTGACCATCAAAATTGACGTAATCATGGATGCGATTCTTACCGAGTCGAACTTCCCGATCGATTTAGAAAATCCGGAGACGCAAAATCAGGTGACGGAAAGTATTGAAAGTCAACTTGAAAAAAAATCGATGCAAACGTTCCGCTTGCTGCAAAAGAATCAGACGGACATCTTGAACATCGGCGCATATGTGAGAGCTTATCATCCCGAGATTTGGAACCGCGTTGACTGGAACAATGCTTTCGCCCGGGCGAAAGTGGATATCGACTATCAGGTGAACTTAAGACGTTCCGGAATGGAATTGAAAAATTATAACACGAACAAATAA
- a CDS encoding cytochrome c gives MIKKSSLLAAAGIVLTLTACGGGNDNANEGGGAATESSAAKAIYEKNCASCHGENLEGGIGPSLKAIGSKLSKEEILAQIKNGGGGMPGGLISGEKADKVAEWLASKK, from the coding sequence ATGATAAAAAAATCAAGCCTGCTCGCGGCAGCAGGAATCGTTTTGACGCTGACCGCCTGTGGAGGCGGCAACGACAACGCGAATGAAGGCGGCGGAGCCGCAACGGAGTCAAGCGCCGCTAAGGCCATTTATGAAAAAAATTGCGCCAGCTGTCACGGAGAAAATCTTGAGGGCGGCATCGGGCCGAGCCTAAAAGCGATCGGAAGCAAGTTGTCGAAAGAAGAAATTCTCGCGCAAATTAAAAACGGCGGCGGCGGAATGCCGGGCGGGCTCATTTCAGGCGAGAAAGCAGACAAAGTCGCCGAATGGCTCGCGTCGAAAAAATAA
- a CDS encoding site-2 protease family protein, with product MPQQQTKKNSGRFRAALATIGLLILTKLKWVIGLLKFTKFASMFISLAISLGTYAVFFGWKFAAVLLYLMFVHEMGHLVAAKQKGIATSPAIFIPFLGAAIAMKERPKNAADEAYLAYGGPLAGLLSFLPAVPLYAWTHDSVWGLMIYLGALLNLFNLLPVSPLDGGRIVGVLSTKIWFLGLLAVAALLFWQPSAILILILLFGFFTWWNRARENFQAEQIRYMQQRHRNYLGELRQMLEELFFMRIDEGGMPDPVLNSDVRFFHLRQVRMKIGELKEELKERSGFLIPFLQDEKKLKRKRLEIDLEYERKKEAFLDGMSTEYDDLKAKIAEAEAAIPRMEKELERMKTYYQAPASTKWKVLVLYLALAAVLSFFFFYGERIASAVLMM from the coding sequence ATGCCGCAACAACAAACGAAAAAGAATTCAGGAAGATTCCGAGCTGCGCTCGCGACGATCGGGTTGCTCATCTTGACGAAACTGAAATGGGTCATCGGCTTGTTGAAATTTACGAAATTTGCTTCGATGTTCATTTCGCTGGCGATTTCGCTCGGTACGTATGCCGTCTTCTTTGGCTGGAAATTCGCGGCCGTCTTGCTTTACTTAATGTTCGTTCACGAAATGGGGCACCTCGTTGCCGCGAAACAAAAAGGGATAGCCACTTCGCCGGCGATTTTCATTCCGTTTCTCGGTGCTGCAATCGCTATGAAGGAACGACCGAAAAACGCGGCTGACGAAGCTTATCTCGCCTACGGCGGTCCGTTGGCCGGCTTGCTCTCATTTTTGCCGGCGGTCCCTTTGTATGCCTGGACCCACGATTCGGTTTGGGGACTCATGATTTATCTCGGCGCGCTGCTGAATTTGTTTAACCTGCTTCCCGTTTCCCCGCTCGACGGCGGACGCATTGTCGGTGTGCTTTCTACGAAAATTTGGTTTCTCGGCTTGTTGGCGGTGGCTGCTTTGCTGTTTTGGCAACCAAGCGCAATCTTGATTCTTATTTTATTGTTTGGCTTTTTTACGTGGTGGAATCGTGCGCGGGAGAATTTCCAGGCGGAGCAAATCCGGTACATGCAACAGCGTCATCGCAATTATCTCGGCGAGTTGAGGCAAATGCTCGAAGAACTGTTCTTCATGCGTATCGACGAAGGTGGAATGCCGGATCCGGTCCTGAACAGCGACGTGCGGTTTTTCCATTTGCGCCAAGTGCGAATGAAAATCGGCGAACTCAAGGAGGAGCTTAAGGAACGCTCCGGATTCTTGATCCCGTTTTTGCAGGACGAAAAGAAACTGAAGCGAAAACGGCTGGAAATCGATTTGGAATACGAAAGGAAGAAGGAAGCGTTTCTCGACGGGATGTCGACGGAGTATGACGATTTGAAAGCGAAAATCGCCGAGGCGGAAGCCGCGATTCCGCGGATGGAGAAGGAACTTGAGCGGATGAAAACGTATTACCAAGCTCCCGCGTCGACGAAATGGAAGGTGCTCGTGCTTTATTTGGCCTTGGCGGCCGTCTTGTCATTCTTTTTCTTTTACGGCGAACGGATTGCTAGTGCTGTTTTAATGATGTAA
- a CDS encoding DMT family transporter, producing the protein MHNQGPPIHPYLALFIGVTAVSTSAIFVKLSTAPASVIATYRLAFTVLLMTPFMASRVAEFRRIRARDAWFCTASGVFLAFHFIFWFTSLEYTTVASSVVLVALQPIFAFIGTFIFFGERLTLRSVIGALLAIAGSIVISWGDFASSGSALWGDLLAIIAAVMVTVYYLFGQNVRQRLSLMAYTYFVYGIATVTLFLYDFALARPLAGYPTEDWLIFLALALFPTLMGHTIFNGILKWVSTSVVSTSILGEPVGATILAYFILGEEIRSFQWLGGSIILLGIYVFLKNSPNKRKKAKQPRSA; encoded by the coding sequence GTGCACAATCAAGGTCCCCCGATTCATCCTTATTTAGCCCTATTCATCGGGGTTACCGCCGTTTCGACTTCCGCCATATTCGTGAAATTGTCGACAGCGCCGGCATCCGTCATCGCCACCTACCGGTTGGCATTCACCGTCTTGCTTATGACGCCGTTCATGGCTTCCCGTGTCGCCGAATTTCGCCGCATCCGAGCGCGTGATGCCTGGTTTTGCACCGCGTCCGGTGTCTTTCTTGCCTTTCATTTCATCTTTTGGTTCACTTCGCTCGAATATACAACGGTCGCGAGTTCTGTGGTCCTTGTTGCCTTGCAGCCGATTTTCGCATTCATCGGTACGTTCATTTTTTTCGGAGAACGGCTTACGCTGCGCTCCGTGATCGGAGCGTTGCTGGCCATCGCGGGCAGCATTGTGATCAGTTGGGGAGACTTCGCTTCGAGCGGATCGGCGCTTTGGGGGGACTTACTGGCGATCATCGCCGCCGTCATGGTCACCGTATACTATTTGTTCGGCCAAAATGTCCGGCAGCGGCTTTCACTCATGGCCTACACGTATTTTGTCTACGGGATCGCCACTGTCACGTTATTTTTATATGATTTCGCACTTGCTCGTCCGCTGGCGGGCTATCCGACAGAAGACTGGCTGATCTTTCTCGCTCTCGCGCTCTTTCCGACCTTGATGGGTCATACAATTTTCAATGGGATTCTCAAGTGGGTGAGCACGTCCGTTGTGTCGACGAGCATTCTTGGCGAACCTGTTGGGGCAACGATTCTCGCTTATTTCATTCTCGGCGAAGAAATTCGTTCGTTTCAATGGCTCGGCGGTTCGATCATCTTACTCGGCATTTATGTGTTCCTAAAGAACTCGCCCAACAAAAGGAAGAAAGCGAAACAACCGCGAAGCGCTTGA
- a CDS encoding DUF2164 domain-containing protein — MYVTFHEREKRMILERIQRYFLEERNETVGELAALQWFDFITEQIGPYYYNQAIKDARSVVNERITAVDEDLLSLRRPVEE, encoded by the coding sequence ATGTACGTAACCTTCCACGAACGAGAAAAACGAATGATTCTCGAACGAATTCAGCGTTACTTTCTCGAGGAAAGAAACGAAACCGTCGGGGAGCTCGCCGCCTTGCAATGGTTCGATTTCATTACGGAACAGATCGGGCCCTATTATTACAACCAAGCGATCAAAGACGCCCGGTCCGTCGTCAATGAACGGATCACCGCCGTAGATGAAGACCTGTTGAGCTTGCGGCGCCCCGTCGAGGAATAG
- the msrA gene encoding peptide-methionine (S)-S-oxide reductase MsrA, with protein sequence MSDNQQLATFAGGCFWCMVTPFDELPGIHQIVSGYTGGHTENPTYQEVCAGGTGHREAVQITFDPEIFPYEKLLALYWAQIDPTDGGGQFADRGETYKTAIFYHNEEQKRLAEASKREVEQSGRFNEPVVTEILPAKPFYEAEEYHQDYHRKNPFHYKRYREASGRDPFIRENWYDRPSREELKKKLTPLQYEVTQHNATEPPFENEYWNPSREGIYVDVVSGEPLFSSKDQYDSGCGWPSFTKPLRLHSVVEAEDLSHGMIRTEVRSKRADSHLGHVFNDGPKEKGGMRYCINSAALRFIPKEDLEKEGYPEYKVLFEQEQVKK encoded by the coding sequence ATGAGTGATAACCAGCAGTTGGCCACGTTCGCGGGAGGTTGTTTCTGGTGCATGGTCACCCCGTTCGACGAATTGCCCGGCATTCATCAGATTGTTTCCGGGTATACCGGCGGACATACCGAAAATCCGACGTATCAAGAAGTTTGCGCAGGCGGAACGGGTCATCGCGAGGCGGTGCAAATTACGTTTGATCCGGAAATATTCCCATATGAAAAATTGCTTGCGCTTTATTGGGCGCAAATCGATCCGACTGACGGCGGCGGCCAGTTCGCCGACCGTGGAGAAACGTATAAGACCGCGATTTTTTATCACAATGAAGAACAGAAAAGGCTTGCTGAAGCCTCGAAGCGGGAAGTCGAGCAAAGCGGCCGTTTCAACGAGCCGGTCGTCACGGAAATTTTGCCGGCGAAACCTTTTTACGAAGCGGAAGAATATCATCAAGATTATCATCGGAAAAACCCGTTTCATTACAAGCGTTATCGCGAAGCCTCGGGCCGCGATCCGTTTATTCGTGAAAACTGGTATGACCGTCCTTCCCGAGAGGAGTTAAAAAAAAAGCTCACTCCGCTTCAATATGAAGTGACGCAGCACAATGCGACGGAACCGCCTTTCGAAAACGAATACTGGAATCCTTCCCGCGAAGGCATCTATGTCGATGTCGTTTCGGGAGAACCGTTGTTCAGCTCGAAGGATCAATATGATTCCGGCTGCGGGTGGCCGAGCTTTACGAAACCGCTGCGGCTGCATTCGGTCGTCGAAGCCGAAGACTTGAGTCACGGAATGATTCGAACGGAAGTGAGAAGCAAACGGGCAGATTCTCACTTGGGCCACGTGTTTAACGACGGGCCGAAGGAGAAAGGCGGCATGCGCTATTGCATTAACTCTGCGGCGCTGCGGTTTATACCGAAAGAGGATTTGGAAAAGGAAGGCTATCCGGAATACAAGGTGTTGTTTGAGCAAGAACAAGTGAAGAAGTAA
- a CDS encoding PatB family C-S lyase has product MSYSFDEVIDRRGTNSIKWEYNKEIFGSDDVLPLWVADMDFACPPAVSEAIAARAKHPIYGYPGKPKAMHRAVTGWLDRRFGVKVRPQLVSTVPGVVTGIHLAIDAFTKPGDHIIVQPPVYPPFFSAVKNRGRHVVENPLKEQDGRYEMDFEDLMNKIDARTRMIILCSPHNPVGRVWTAEELHKLAAICIKHDIFVVSDEIHSDLVYEKGAHTPFYSLSEEAAAQSLTFISPSKTFNLAGLFSSIAIAGDERIHREFTNAAAKSGFFHINLFGIEAMTAAYREGEAWLEALLKYLDKNAEFVHSFLQDRVPGVKMEKPEGTYLGWMDFRQFGMSDPDLKKWLVEKAKVGLNAGDPFGKAGKGFQRINFACPRSILEDAMERIEKARNGV; this is encoded by the coding sequence ATGAGTTATTCATTTGACGAAGTGATTGATCGAAGAGGAACGAATTCGATCAAGTGGGAATATAACAAGGAAATTTTCGGAAGCGACGATGTTTTGCCTTTGTGGGTCGCTGACATGGACTTCGCTTGTCCGCCTGCGGTGAGTGAAGCGATCGCGGCGCGGGCAAAGCATCCGATTTACGGGTATCCGGGAAAGCCGAAAGCGATGCATCGGGCCGTGACCGGTTGGCTCGACCGCAGGTTCGGGGTGAAAGTGCGGCCGCAGCTGGTGAGTACGGTGCCTGGGGTGGTGACCGGAATTCATTTGGCGATCGACGCGTTCACGAAACCGGGCGACCACATTATCGTTCAGCCGCCGGTGTATCCGCCTTTCTTTAGTGCGGTGAAAAACCGAGGGCGGCACGTCGTCGAAAATCCGTTGAAAGAACAAGACGGCCGTTATGAAATGGATTTTGAGGATTTGATGAATAAAATTGACGCCCGTACACGGATGATCATTCTTTGCAGTCCGCACAACCCCGTCGGCCGGGTGTGGACGGCCGAAGAATTGCACAAACTAGCGGCGATTTGCATAAAACATGACATCTTTGTTGTCTCAGATGAAATTCATTCCGATCTTGTCTATGAGAAAGGCGCGCATACGCCGTTTTACTCGTTGTCGGAAGAAGCAGCCGCGCAGAGCCTCACGTTCATTTCGCCAAGCAAGACGTTCAATTTGGCCGGGCTGTTTTCTTCGATTGCGATCGCCGGCGACGAACGGATTCATCGTGAGTTTACGAATGCTGCAGCGAAATCAGGCTTTTTTCACATCAACTTGTTCGGGATCGAGGCGATGACGGCGGCTTACCGGGAAGGGGAGGCATGGTTGGAAGCGCTGCTCAAGTATTTGGATAAAAATGCGGAATTCGTGCATTCTTTTTTACAAGATCGGGTTCCCGGCGTTAAGATGGAGAAACCAGAAGGGACTTACCTCGGCTGGATGGATTTTCGCCAGTTCGGGATGAGTGACCCGGACTTGAAGAAATGGCTCGTCGAAAAGGCGAAAGTCGGCTTGAATGCGGGAGATCCATTCGGAAAAGCCGGGAAAGGGTTTCAACGTATCAATTTTGCGTGTCCGCGGTCGATATTGGAAGACGCCATGGAGAGAATAGAAAAAGCAAGGAATGGAGTGTGA
- a CDS encoding Fur-regulated basic protein FbpA, which yields MSQQLRKAVERKKQTYIQRLLDAGIYKSGNCQLYELTLSELEKEYAVLQTESNPS from the coding sequence ATGAGTCAACAACTAAGAAAAGCTGTCGAGCGAAAGAAACAAACTTATATACAACGATTGTTGGATGCGGGCATTTACAAATCGGGCAATTGCCAATTATATGAATTGACGTTAAGCGAATTGGAAAAGGAATACGCGGTGTTGCAAACCGAAAGCAATCCTTCGTAA